Proteins found in one Brachypodium distachyon strain Bd21 chromosome 5, Brachypodium_distachyon_v3.0, whole genome shotgun sequence genomic segment:
- the LOC100829263 gene encoding mitochondrial carrier protein MTM1: protein MGRPFLIGHHFHGFSPKPPSASPFPLSQSAPMVGAGKPLGDSVFAGHAAAGVAAISASAVAVHPLDTVKSLLQLSATGSKQKMGLRQVVDRVMSVSGPAGLYSGLGWSVLGKLPGLGARFGAYELLTAFYKDGREDNRVYYSEAMLAGITAGAVEAFLCTPFELFKLRSQVGSAIPLKAANPANVIQESFPLLSKLLPGYVPDIRVWNSSVSLLSNLSPKHPDMMGALKQHPWMLTGSGKPPLPSDVQVPSRVIALEGWGALWRGLRPGIARDCVFSGMFFSSWQFIHTAILTWKSVSMKPEPRNLEEAGPVSPIASSLAAGFSGVLAAAASHTFDTAKSRSQCTVIPKYIALERRFLKWRAPGMWIEQMTGISPADRNVLFRGIGLRMARSGIASFTLVGSYYLAIDYIL from the exons ATGGGCCGACCTTTCCTGATTGGCCACCATTTCCACGGCTTCTCCCCTAAACCTCCGTCGGCGTCGCCATTTCCACTCTCCCAGTCCGCCCCGATGGTTGGAGCCGGCAAGCCGCTGGGCGACAGCGTGTTCGCTGGccacgcggccgccggcgtcgctgcGATCAGCGCTTCCGCGGTCGCCGTCCATCCCCTTGACACCGTCAAGAGCCTCCTCCAG TTGAGCGCGACGGGGTCGAAGCAGAAGATGGGGCTCCGCCAGGTGGTGGACCGGGTCATGTCCGTCTCTGGCCCTGcag GTCTTTACAGTGGCCTTGGATGGTCAGTATTAGGTAAACTGCCAGGTTTGGGAGCACGTTTTGGAGCCTATGAGCTTTTAACAGCCTTCTATAAAG ATGGAAGGGAGGACAACCGTGTTTATTACTCCGAGGCTATGTTGGCTGGCATAACTGCTGGTGCTGTAGAGGCGTTTCTCTGCACACCATTTGAACTTTTCAAACTTCGGTCGCAAGTTGGTTCTGCGATACCTTTGAAAGCTGCAAACCCTGCTAATGTTATACAAGAGTCATTTCCATTGCTTTCGAAACTGTTGCCTGGTTATGTGCCTGATATCAGAGTGTGGAACAGCAGTGTCAGCCTTTTGTCCAATCTTTCCCCAAAACATCCTGACATGATGGGTGCGCTGAAACAACACCCATGGATGCTGACTGGCTCTGGGAAGCCCCCATTACCCTCTGATGTCCAGGTGCCTTCTAGAGTGATAGCACTTGAAGGTTGGGGTGCTCTGTGGAGAGGACTTAGACCAGGGATAGCCCGAGACTGTGTCTTTAGTGGAATGTTCTTTTCATCTTGGCAATTCATACACACGGCGATACTTACTTGGAAGTCTGTTAGTATGAAACCTGAACCGAG GAATTTAGAAGAAGCAGGCCCTGTATCCCCTATAGCTTCTAGTCTTGCTGCAGGCTTCTCTGGAGTTCTAGCAGCTGCTGCTTCACATACGTTTGATACTGCCAAAAGTCGTTCGCAGTGCACTGTGATACCTAAG taTATAGCATTGGAGAGGAGGTTTCTTAAATGGAGAGCACCGGGAATGTGGATAGAGCAAATGACAGGAATATCGCCTGCTGATAGGAATGTCCTGTTCCGTGGCATTGGGCTACGGATGGCCCGCAGTGGAATTGCATCTTTTACACTTGTTGGGTCCTACTATTTGGCCATCGATTACATCTTGTAG
- the LOC100829761 gene encoding mitochondrial intermembrane space import and assembly protein 40 homolog, translated as MGQGQSQPDQAMEEPSPPVAEAPPPQSPAPASSLEALAAEAMSFGENDNEESIDVKVQKALECPCIADLKHGPCGSGFVDAFSCFLRSTEEEKGSDCVKPFIALQNCIKENPAAFSKEILEEEENDEEAEKSNLKVRPPAWSREAKPKL; from the exons ATGGGCCAAGGCCAGAGCCAGCCCGACCAAGCAATGGAAGAGCCTTCGCCTCCTGTCGccgaggcgccgccgccgcagtctCCTGCCCCGGCGTCCTCCCTCGAGGCGCTCGCAGCAG AGGCTATGTCATTTGGTGAGAATGACAATGAGGAG TCAATTGATGTGAAGGTACAGAAAGCTTTGGAATGTCCGTGTATAGCTGATTTAAAACATGGGCCTTGTGGAAGCGGTTTTGTTGATGCATTTTCCTGCTTCCTGAGGAGcacagaagaagagaag GGATCAGATTGTGTGAAGCCCTTTATCGCATTGCAGAACTGCATCAAGGAAAATCCAGCGGCATTTTCTAAGGAGAttttggaggaggaggagaatgaCGAAGAGGCTGAGAAGTCCAACCTGAAAGTTAGACCTCCAGCATGGTCTAGAGAGGCAAAGCCAAAGCTTTGA
- the LOC100830071 gene encoding uncharacterized protein LOC100830071, producing the protein MATTTFFHPLAVPIASGARLRRCPLTLPTPTRTTPRRPTPLLVARAKRAGNRTTAASRQPANPNASPKRESDEEVEVEEELPWIQDKALDLVEFTGTVTQAIPGPRVGSSPVPWLLAVPLAYVGATFVLSVVRTVRKFTSPRTQKKKRVTKNIFLLKSLDELFQKGREAVGFPALQELMQKTGFDMDDVVRKYIRYTLNEKPFNPDVVVDLIHLRKASMLEDAEVAEILNEISRRIVREKGPIVMDLSGFTEQGFKRKLAVQTLFGKIMYLSELPEFCSRDSSLVVKEIFGVTDEDADSLRSHTLSETGDIESLQRMVDDSDFEHGTPSSS; encoded by the exons atgGCGACCACCACCTTTTTCCATCCGCTCGCCGTCCCCATCGCCAGCGGTGCCCGCCTTCGTCGTTGTCCCCTCACCCTGCCCACCCCCACCCGCACAACTCCCCGGCGGCCGACGCccctcctcgtcgcccgcgCCAAGCGCGCTGGCAACCGGACCACTGCCGCCTCCCGGCAGCCCGCGAACCCCAACGCTTCCCCGAAGCGAGAGTCGGatgaggaggtggaggtggaggaggagctgccgtGGATCCAGGACAAGGCGCTGGACCTCGTGGAGTTCACCGGCACCGTCACGCAGGCCATACCTGGGCCTCGCGTCGGCTCCAGCCCCGTCCCGTGGCTCCTTGCCGTGCCGCTTGCCTACGTTGGTGCCACCTTCGTGCTCTCAGTTGTGCGCACCGTTCGCAAGTTCACCTCCCCGCGCactcagaagaagaagagg GTGACTAAGAATATATTCTTGTTGAAGTCACTAGATGAGTTGTTTCAGAAGGGCAGGGAAGCAGTGGGGTTTCCAGCTCTCCAAGAGTTAATGCAAAAG ACAGGATTTGACATGGATGATGTGGTAAGAAAGTACATCCGATACACACTGAATGAAAAACCATTCAATCCCGATGTGGTTGTGGATCTCATTCATCTTAGGAAAGCATCAATGTTAGAAGATGCCGAAGTTGCTGAAATTCTGAATGAAATATCAAGACGAATTGTTCGGGAAAAAG GTCCAATAGTTATGGACTTATCTGGATTTACAGAACAAGGTTTTAAACGGAAACTTGCTGTGCAGACATTGTTTGGAAAAATCATGTACTTATCAGAG CTCCCGGAGTTCTGTTCTCGCGACAGCTCGCTTGTGGTCAAAGAAATCTTTGGAGTTACAGA TGAGGATGCAGACAGCCTTCGCAGTCATACCCTTTCTGAAACTGGTGATATCGAGTCATTGCAAAGGATGGTCGATGATTCTGACTTTGAACATGGTACCCCATCGTCATCTTGA
- the LOC100830379 gene encoding uncharacterized protein LOC100830379: protein MQASAARFCFSSASKKVIADVSYTVARSCYGPLRGKTHVASLSAQDPPNVQKRVTKQERRARVEEFVQNYRASHEGKFPCASSVRQQVGGSYYVARALLQELEYNSRLKSDARNDSLESDDFKETHGLNNTDLSTRDASTGFEGINEEVAKTSESLDFKTQLSECHGKTGPIKSDLSSSISLEHKCGPMAASDQTESNKMMKAETLESSKHVHGGSTETNLWGSLKSFAEGVRIFWKNL, encoded by the exons ATGCAAGCATCTGCGGCGCGCTTCTgcttctcctccgcctccaagAAGG TCATTGCTGACGTTTCTTACACCGTTGCACGGTCTTGCTATGGGCCTCTCCGTGGGAAGACACATGTGGCTTCTCTTTCTGCTCAGGATCCACCCAATGTCCAGAAGAGAGtaacaaaacaagaaagaagagcAAGGGTCGAGGAATTTGTTCAAAA TTACAGGGCATCACACGAAGGAAAATTTCCATGTGCTTCATCCGTTCGTCAGCAGGTTGGAGGGTCCTACTACGTAGCGCGAGCATTACTCCAGGAATTGGAGTATAATTCAAGACTGAAGAGTGATGCCAGAAATGACTCACTCGAGTCAGATGACTTCAAAGAAACACATGGGCTCAACAATACTGATCTTTCCACACGAGATGCTAGTACCGGCTTTGAAGGCATAAATGAAGAAGTG GCTAAAACTTCGGAGTCTCTGGATTTCAAGACTCAACTTTCAGAATGCCATGGTAAAACTGGACCTATCAAGTCAGATTTGTCCTCGTCAATTTCTTTGGAACATAAATGTGGGCCAATGGCAGCATCAGATCAAACTGAAAGCAACAAGATGATGAAGGCAGAAACGCTCGAGAG CTCTAAGCATGTGCATGGAGGATCAACGGAGACAAATCTTTGGGGAAGCCTAAAATCCTTTGCTGAAGGAGTCAGGATCTTCTGGAAAAATCTGTAA
- the LOC100830688 gene encoding probable aquaporin TIP3-2 produces MLPTRFPSRRADDAAGPEPLMPSTSRAVLSELVATAVFVFAAEGSLYGLWKMYSETGTVGGLLVVAVAHALALAAAVALSINTSGGHVNPAVTFGVLVGRRISFARAVLYWVAQLLGSVLAALLLSLVSGGARPMGSALGHGIHERHALLLEVVMTFGLMYTVYATAVDRNDGVGAIAPVAIGFVLGANILTGGPFDGAAMNPARAFGPALVGWNWSHHWVYWVGPMIGAGLAGALYEFVVGEQPDQAPPAAARLPEPVEDY; encoded by the exons ATGCTGCCAACTCGTTTCCCTTCCCGCCGTGCCGACGACGCCGCCGGGCCGGAGCCCCTGATGCCGTCCACTTCCCGCGCCGTGCTGTCGGAGCTCGTCGCCACCGCCGTGTTCGTCTTCGCCGCCGAAGGCTCCCTCTACGGCCTCT GGAAGATGTACAGTGAGACGGGCACGGTGGGGGGCCTGCTGGTGGTGGCCGTGGCGCACGCGCTGGcgctggccgcggcggtggcgctgtCGATCAACACGTCGGGCGGGCACGTCAACCCGGCCGTCACGTTCGGCGTGCTCGTGGGCAGGCGCATCTCCTTCGCGCGCGCCGTGCTCTActgggtggcgcagctcctcGGCTCCGTGCTCGCGGCGCTCCTCCTTAGCCTCGTCTCCGGAGGCGCG CGCCCCATGGGCTCCGCGCTCGGCCACGGCATCCACGAGCGGCACGCCCTGCTGCTCGAGGTCGTCATGACGTTCGGGCTCATGTACACCGTGTACGCCACCGCTGTGGACCGGAacgacggcgtcggcgccaTAGCGCCCGTCGCCATCGGCTTCGTCCTGGGCGCGAACATCCTCACCGGCGGACCcttcgacggcgccgccaTGAACCCGGCGCGGGCGTTCGGCCCCGCGCTCGTCGGCTGGAACTGGAGCCACCACTGGGTTTACTGGGTCGGGCCGATGATCGGCGCCGGGCTGGCCGGCGCGTTGTATGAGTTTGTCGTGGGCGAGCAGCCTGATCAGGCGCCACCAGCTGCTGCACGGCTGCCCGAGCCCGTTGAGGATTACTGA
- the LOC100830997 gene encoding UPF0426 protein At1g28150, chloroplastic isoform X2, whose product MATCYPSGVSALLLPNPRTPASRFSGPASGSVPCAVFRRESRRRKAVGIARACFNPFGDERILREAMKEPVAFMGGVFAGLLRLDLNEDPLKEWVTRTVEASGIAEENSTEESNEGAQNDAPQQIEIE is encoded by the exons ATGGCCACCTGTTATCCTTCTGGTGTTTCTGCTCTGCTCCTCCCCAACCCGCGAACTCCCGCCTCC AGGTTTTCCGGTCCGGCTTCCGGGAGCGTTCCATGTGCAGTTTTTCGACGGGAGAGTAGGAGAAGGAAAGCGGTGGGCATCGCGCGAGCATGCTTCAACCCTTTCGGGGACGAGCGCATCCTCCGGGAGGCCATGAAG GAGCCTGTTGCATTTATGGGTGGCGTGTTTGCTGGTCTCTTGAGGCTTGACCTGAATGAAGATCCTCTCAAGGAGTGGGTCACTCGGACGGTAGAGGCTTCTGGAATAGCTGAGGAGAACAGTACCGAGGAATCAAACGAGGGAGCTCAAAATGATGCACCCCAACAAATAGAGATTGAGTGA
- the LOC100830997 gene encoding UPF0426 protein At1g28150, chloroplastic isoform X1, which yields MATCYPSGVSALLLPNPRTPASFLQRFSGPASGSVPCAVFRRESRRRKAVGIARACFNPFGDERILREAMKEPVAFMGGVFAGLLRLDLNEDPLKEWVTRTVEASGIAEENSTEESNEGAQNDAPQQIEIE from the exons ATGGCCACCTGTTATCCTTCTGGTGTTTCTGCTCTGCTCCTCCCCAACCCGCGAACTCCCGCCTCC TTTTTGCAGAGGTTTTCCGGTCCGGCTTCCGGGAGCGTTCCATGTGCAGTTTTTCGACGGGAGAGTAGGAGAAGGAAAGCGGTGGGCATCGCGCGAGCATGCTTCAACCCTTTCGGGGACGAGCGCATCCTCCGGGAGGCCATGAAG GAGCCTGTTGCATTTATGGGTGGCGTGTTTGCTGGTCTCTTGAGGCTTGACCTGAATGAAGATCCTCTCAAGGAGTGGGTCACTCGGACGGTAGAGGCTTCTGGAATAGCTGAGGAGAACAGTACCGAGGAATCAAACGAGGGAGCTCAAAATGATGCACCCCAACAAATAGAGATTGAGTGA